A single window of Caldimicrobium thiodismutans DNA harbors:
- the lnt gene encoding apolipoprotein N-acyltransferase, giving the protein MQMKNRLKKSVSKKSLRFFFLPFFSAVLTGLSFPKANLSILIFFAFIPLFWITAEKEKKILSLFKISLFFGIPFYSILLYWIVYTLVKYGQIPYPLAIIILLILSTYLSLYYFLFLYLASFLDTFSRPSFFKGMLAGNLYVALEFLRSTLLTGFPWGLTGYPLSNFSLFLQVADLFGIWGLSFMVFIVNYYFYFLYKGFSNFTYKSKNFLLQVLLFGMLILLIPFYGYYSKQKWMTLLNENKETLRVSILQGNIPQELKEAKEIEISLKTYQSLTINALKERPNLIFYPETALPFYFPYDREPTLKYLSFLQDLYLRVSAENIKPFALIFGIFRVSFTEGIPKVHNSLLVWTGSNVEDLYDKEKLVPFGEYVPLVKYFPFLKRISVVSDIIKPGESKNLNIPFSKGNLQIVPLICFESAFSQILVKRLQKGGELIFIATNDAWFGKTSAPYQHFQMALVRAVEGRRFTLQSANTGISGIIDPLGRVVFKSDLEKEEILSGEIKLFRYQSFFQRYGYLFPYIALIISGLFLILKIAKKFSPFSSYAHLNILFRPLKRG; this is encoded by the coding sequence ATGCAGATGAAAAACAGATTAAAGAAGTCCGTATCAAAAAAATCCCTTAGGTTCTTTTTTTTACCCTTTTTTTCAGCTGTTCTTACCGGGCTGAGCTTCCCTAAGGCAAATTTATCAATTTTGATATTTTTTGCCTTTATTCCTCTTTTCTGGATAACTGCAGAGAAGGAAAAAAAAATTCTTTCTCTCTTTAAAATCTCTCTTTTTTTTGGAATTCCCTTTTACTCAATTCTCCTTTACTGGATTGTTTATACCCTTGTTAAGTATGGTCAAATCCCCTATCCCTTAGCAATTATAATTCTTTTAATTCTTTCAACTTATCTTTCACTATATTATTTTCTTTTTTTATATCTTGCTTCTTTCCTTGATACCTTTAGCCGACCTTCCTTTTTTAAGGGAATGCTTGCAGGAAACTTGTATGTTGCCCTTGAATTTTTAAGATCTACCCTTCTTACCGGTTTCCCCTGGGGACTTACAGGTTATCCCCTTAGCAATTTTTCTCTCTTTCTTCAAGTGGCTGATCTTTTTGGTATCTGGGGTCTAAGTTTCATGGTTTTTATAGTTAACTACTACTTTTATTTTTTATACAAAGGATTTTCCAATTTTACATATAAATCTAAAAATTTTCTCCTTCAGGTTCTTTTATTTGGAATGCTTATCCTTCTTATTCCTTTTTATGGTTATTATAGCAAGCAAAAATGGATGACCTTACTTAATGAAAATAAAGAAACCCTAAGGGTTAGTATCCTTCAAGGAAATATACCTCAAGAGCTCAAAGAAGCTAAAGAAATAGAGATATCTTTAAAAACTTACCAATCCCTTACCATAAATGCTTTAAAGGAAAGGCCAAATCTTATCTTTTATCCTGAAACAGCCCTTCCCTTCTATTTCCCTTATGATCGAGAACCAACCCTTAAATACCTTAGTTTTTTACAGGACCTTTACTTAAGGGTTTCAGCAGAAAATATAAAGCCCTTTGCCCTCATTTTTGGAATCTTCAGGGTAAGTTTCACCGAAGGAATCCCCAAGGTCCATAATAGCCTTCTTGTTTGGACAGGTAGTAATGTTGAAGACCTCTATGATAAAGAAAAGCTTGTGCCCTTTGGGGAATATGTTCCTTTGGTGAAGTATTTCCCCTTTTTGAAAAGGATTTCTGTGGTATCAGATATTATTAAACCCGGGGAATCAAAAAATCTCAATATCCCCTTTTCTAAAGGAAATTTACAGATTGTTCCTCTAATCTGTTTTGAAAGTGCCTTTTCTCAGATACTCGTCAAACGATTGCAAAAAGGAGGAGAGCTTATTTTCATTGCCACTAACGACGCCTGGTTTGGAAAAACCTCAGCACCATATCAGCACTTTCAAATGGCCCTTGTGCGAGCAGTTGAAGGAAGGCGTTTTACCCTTCAGTCCGCAAACACTGGAATAAGTGGAATCATTGATCCCCTTGGAAGAGTTGTTTTTAAAAGCGATTTAGAAAAAGAAGAGATTTTATCTGGTGAGATAAAACTTTTTAGATATCAAAGTTTCTTTCAAAGATATGGGTATCTCTTTCCCTATATTGCTCTAATAATCTCTGGTCTTTTTTTGATTTTAAAAATTGCCAAAAAATTCAGCCCTTTTTCCTCTTATGCTCATTTAAATATTCTATTTAGACCTTTAAAAAGAGGCTAA